A single window of Methylacidimicrobium sp. AP8 DNA harbors:
- a CDS encoding TonB-dependent siderophore receptor: MHYHIVRMRRRFPLGLAILFLAFALPLSLGKAFNGSGDLSPTTTLPVVQVEASSGGILPGSCSSAYAIPMDVVDTPRAVTPVSKTLMESAGIGQWGKWDPLSITYLNPAAMVDPSQAACASAPDIRGRQGLTFLNGIEENVNFGLQDVPWNFNMVESMDLVEGPPGAVYGATQPSNGYVNYITKQPYFDRFRGDAWATMGMYDQYMWGAEVGGPIDHLAEGQSSKLGYRFSYLGMNNGSYYDYIFDQQENFYGAIGWHPNDRYRADLYADFGTYSYMLEDVLMNRPTEALIQDGLYYPGYPPLPQVSSPGTVPANNFLGTPVPVSRRQTIKYPGDLGRAITGMAQLIQSVAVSDDLQVVNNTLFWYQDHIASEDEILFQEAWDAYEIDNRTEVRAQFTTPGPFGRMAQFLDTGIEWRYQQALAYDSLEFTVPNQWSVFENPYLRNGAFTPAFQAWVGNPSAPGGGEWLVPGGPYPFYFEPLNGATGTNLTRYGKVSPFWQQTIQLTDTLSVILGARLDLYMISAQTPPGTPAILFEQLDTTQALPLFNVSPTWKPYPWMTTYFNFNWAQATDVGGAGGYSPTFTDEAFHLLNELEELGVKFSLARSRLFLSADVFHEDTYLFNYLEPANPVQINGFETTATFQPNRSFWIRANYLLMTGVENWSSSPYGPPLTQTYSTTQADRLGLPLDNQASFPPGSYALIGWPEQTVSGMVTYQDDSGIGVTLGGLFFSDMYLGYEHQVRIPPEFVLNAQVFYAQPHWEARLYLFNFTDEHYWLPNGFAFSRVRTLNLDTVYAGWPFWIEGTATWKF, translated from the coding sequence TGCATTATCACATAGTGCGCATGCGCCGCCGCTTCCCGCTCGGTCTTGCCATCCTCTTCCTTGCTTTTGCGCTTCCTCTTTCGCTCGGGAAGGCCTTCAACGGTTCCGGCGATCTTTCCCCTACCACGACCCTTCCCGTAGTTCAGGTCGAAGCTTCGAGCGGCGGCATCCTTCCCGGAAGCTGCTCCTCCGCCTATGCCATCCCGATGGACGTTGTCGATACGCCCAGAGCAGTGACTCCCGTCTCGAAGACTCTCATGGAATCGGCCGGGATCGGCCAGTGGGGGAAGTGGGACCCCCTTTCGATCACCTACCTCAATCCCGCAGCCATGGTCGATCCGTCGCAAGCCGCCTGCGCTTCCGCGCCCGACATCCGCGGGCGCCAGGGCCTGACCTTCCTCAACGGGATCGAGGAGAACGTCAACTTCGGCCTACAGGATGTTCCCTGGAACTTCAACATGGTCGAGAGCATGGACCTCGTCGAAGGGCCGCCCGGCGCGGTTTATGGGGCAACCCAGCCTTCCAACGGCTACGTCAACTACATCACCAAGCAGCCCTACTTCGACCGGTTCCGAGGCGACGCCTGGGCAACGATGGGGATGTACGACCAGTACATGTGGGGAGCCGAGGTCGGCGGGCCGATCGACCACCTGGCCGAGGGCCAGTCCTCCAAGCTCGGTTACCGGTTCAGCTATCTTGGAATGAACAACGGCAGCTACTACGACTATATCTTCGATCAGCAGGAGAACTTCTACGGAGCGATCGGCTGGCATCCGAACGACCGCTACCGTGCCGACCTCTACGCCGACTTCGGCACTTACTCCTACATGCTCGAAGATGTGCTGATGAACCGGCCGACGGAGGCGCTGATCCAGGATGGCCTCTACTATCCCGGTTACCCGCCCCTCCCGCAGGTGAGTAGTCCCGGCACGGTTCCGGCGAACAACTTTCTGGGCACTCCCGTTCCCGTGAGCCGCCGGCAGACGATCAAATATCCCGGCGATCTCGGCCGGGCGATCACCGGCATGGCCCAGCTCATCCAGTCGGTCGCGGTGAGCGACGACCTCCAGGTCGTCAACAATACGCTCTTCTGGTACCAGGATCACATCGCAAGCGAGGACGAGATCCTCTTTCAAGAGGCGTGGGATGCGTACGAGATCGACAACCGGACCGAGGTCCGGGCACAGTTCACCACCCCGGGCCCCTTCGGGCGGATGGCGCAGTTCCTCGACACGGGCATCGAATGGCGCTACCAGCAGGCGCTTGCCTACGACTCGCTTGAGTTCACGGTCCCAAACCAGTGGAGCGTCTTCGAGAATCCCTACCTTCGCAACGGCGCCTTCACCCCTGCCTTTCAAGCCTGGGTCGGCAACCCCTCGGCTCCCGGCGGCGGGGAGTGGCTCGTGCCCGGCGGCCCCTACCCCTTCTACTTCGAGCCGCTCAACGGAGCGACGGGAACCAACTTGACTCGCTACGGGAAGGTCTCTCCCTTCTGGCAGCAGACGATTCAGCTTACGGACACCCTTTCGGTCATCCTGGGCGCGCGTCTGGACCTCTACATGATCTCCGCCCAGACTCCTCCGGGCACACCCGCCATCCTCTTCGAGCAGCTCGACACGACGCAAGCCCTGCCGCTCTTCAACGTCAGCCCGACGTGGAAGCCCTACCCATGGATGACGACCTACTTCAACTTCAACTGGGCTCAAGCGACCGACGTGGGAGGGGCAGGCGGCTACTCGCCGACATTCACCGACGAAGCCTTTCATCTCCTCAACGAATTGGAAGAGCTGGGAGTGAAATTCAGCCTCGCCCGCAGTCGACTTTTCCTTTCCGCGGATGTCTTTCACGAGGACACCTATCTTTTCAACTACCTAGAGCCGGCCAACCCCGTTCAGATCAACGGATTCGAAACGACCGCGACCTTCCAGCCCAACCGGAGCTTCTGGATCCGAGCAAACTACCTCCTCATGACCGGAGTCGAGAATTGGAGTTCGTCACCTTACGGCCCGCCTCTGACCCAGACCTACTCGACGACGCAGGCCGACCGGCTCGGCCTGCCCCTCGACAATCAGGCGAGCTTCCCGCCGGGAAGCTATGCGCTGATCGGCTGGCCCGAGCAGACCGTCTCCGGAATGGTTACTTACCAGGACGACTCGGGGATCGGCGTGACCTTGGGAGGACTCTTCTTTTCCGATATGTACCTCGGCTACGAACACCAAGTACGGATTCCCCCCGAGTTCGTCCTCAACGCCCAGGTTTTCTATGCACAACCCCATTGGGAAGCGCGCCTCTACCTCTTCAACTTCACCGACGAGCACTACTGGCTGCCCAACGGGTTTGCCTTCAGCCGGGTACGCACGCTCAACCTCGACACGGTCTATGCCGGCTGGCCTTTCTGGATCGAGGGGACAGCCACATGGAAATTTTGA
- a CDS encoding TonB-dependent siderophore receptor — MDAARGVCPRKTFRLFAVLMGFCCLDAVPAAAQEAPPAPAAAAPTAPAAPVSPEQAPGILPEVEVIGELPGPGATPINVYGTEMSILDTPREVTPISREQLDTVAPGNLMGYDDLAPLVPSLTTMAPAGDYSVEPFIRGLPATVFRNGMLVGLESYGTSGPMPNFYAYDNIDIVQGPVPAVFGAREMAAGYANDVTKQPYFDRFRGDAQYSMGMYDQNRWNLDIGGPFAGGRAAYRFDYAGQYSGSYYEGAYMHSQDFYLALSAHPSENYTIDSNFEFDTLGFNLPLGINRPDQALIDSDLYQSGSMIGWLGPNGTFHPGIGTSVPGEGYIVQWGPQVPISLRNNLADLAGAGNRNLYGVAQVIQTLKLSDDLRIVNNTMFEYFNMVQDPLANSNFSYTPGDWLIEHRLEAQAKTEPPLGRLALFHELDGGIFLWFDKQTDYTETSRIADNFWNMTQPLTRSGLLPPITMAEALRAGDIYLTDIPVPGVPGMTYNTNNFATARSQFFQVSPFVQDNIRLGEKWNLLLGARLQWYEIANSEPPGTPPALMLQSNYSILEPQANASVSYKPYPWMNAYFTYSYAQTAAMDVLGAFCPEFTSPYYHLTNVMYESGVKLNLLRDKLFLSAEGFYYSTFFPVTVLPGGFTPITPADVLGAELAGTYQPNRNWTYSFGFDYLTGEEFWTQSAAQTGPTVIQNYSAATAARYNLPVDPYTTLPTGIYPFIGFPHEHGTAMATYKSDQGFGTSLWLWIQSGMFLSYDYATRIPVDYTLNASVFYATKRWEARVQVYNLTDNHYWFPTGTGFQGDRVYNYDKVLIGLPFWVMGTVRVFF, encoded by the coding sequence ATGGATGCGGCCCGGGGCGTCTGCCCCCGAAAGACGTTCCGTCTCTTTGCGGTTCTTATGGGCTTCTGCTGCCTCGACGCCGTTCCCGCCGCCGCCCAGGAAGCGCCGCCCGCTCCCGCGGCCGCCGCGCCGACCGCGCCAGCCGCTCCCGTCTCTCCGGAGCAGGCTCCCGGCATCCTGCCGGAGGTGGAGGTGATCGGGGAGCTGCCGGGGCCCGGAGCTACCCCGATCAACGTCTATGGGACCGAGATGAGCATCCTCGACACCCCGCGGGAAGTGACGCCGATCTCGCGGGAGCAGCTCGATACGGTGGCGCCGGGGAACCTGATGGGATACGACGACTTGGCTCCGCTCGTCCCCTCCTTGACCACGATGGCGCCCGCCGGGGACTATTCGGTGGAGCCCTTCATTCGGGGGCTTCCCGCCACCGTTTTCCGTAACGGGATGCTCGTCGGCTTGGAGAGCTATGGCACCTCCGGGCCCATGCCCAACTTCTACGCCTATGACAATATCGATATCGTCCAGGGTCCGGTGCCCGCCGTCTTCGGAGCGCGCGAGATGGCGGCGGGCTATGCCAACGACGTGACCAAGCAGCCCTATTTCGACCGCTTTCGCGGCGATGCCCAGTACAGCATGGGGATGTACGATCAGAACCGGTGGAACCTGGATATCGGGGGGCCGTTCGCCGGCGGAAGGGCGGCCTACCGCTTCGATTATGCGGGGCAATACTCGGGCAGCTACTACGAGGGGGCCTACATGCACAGCCAGGACTTCTACCTGGCCCTCTCCGCCCATCCCTCGGAAAACTACACGATCGACTCGAACTTCGAGTTCGACACCCTAGGCTTCAACTTGCCCCTCGGCATCAACCGGCCCGATCAGGCGCTGATCGATAGTGACCTCTACCAGAGCGGGAGCATGATCGGCTGGCTCGGACCGAACGGCACCTTCCATCCGGGAATCGGCACCTCGGTTCCCGGCGAGGGGTATATCGTGCAATGGGGGCCGCAGGTGCCGATCAGCCTACGGAACAACCTGGCGGACCTAGCCGGCGCGGGGAACCGGAACCTCTACGGAGTCGCTCAGGTTATCCAGACCCTCAAGCTCTCCGATGACCTCCGGATCGTCAACAACACGATGTTCGAATATTTCAACATGGTGCAGGATCCGCTGGCCAACTCCAACTTCAGCTATACTCCCGGCGACTGGCTGATCGAGCATCGGCTCGAAGCCCAGGCGAAGACCGAACCCCCCCTCGGCCGGCTCGCGCTCTTTCACGAGCTGGACGGCGGCATCTTCCTCTGGTTCGACAAACAGACCGATTACACCGAGACGAGCCGGATCGCCGACAACTTCTGGAACATGACCCAGCCTCTCACTCGGTCGGGCCTGCTCCCGCCGATCACGATGGCGGAAGCCTTGCGGGCGGGGGATATCTACCTGACCGACATCCCCGTGCCGGGCGTTCCCGGGATGACTTACAACACGAATAACTTCGCAACGGCCCGGTCCCAATTCTTCCAGGTTTCCCCATTCGTCCAGGACAACATCCGGCTCGGGGAAAAGTGGAACCTTCTCCTCGGCGCCCGGCTCCAATGGTACGAGATTGCCAACAGCGAGCCGCCGGGCACCCCGCCCGCGCTCATGCTCCAGAGCAACTACTCGATCCTCGAGCCCCAGGCCAACGCGAGCGTAAGCTACAAGCCCTATCCCTGGATGAACGCCTACTTCACCTATTCCTACGCCCAAACCGCAGCCATGGACGTCCTGGGTGCTTTCTGTCCGGAATTCACGAGCCCTTACTACCACCTGACGAATGTCATGTACGAATCGGGCGTAAAATTGAACCTACTCCGCGATAAGCTCTTCCTAAGCGCCGAAGGCTTCTACTACTCGACCTTCTTCCCGGTGACGGTCCTTCCCGGGGGCTTTACGCCGATCACGCCCGCCGACGTGCTCGGAGCGGAGCTGGCCGGAACGTATCAACCGAACCGGAATTGGACCTACAGCTTCGGCTTTGACTATCTTACGGGCGAGGAGTTCTGGACGCAGAGCGCGGCACAGACCGGCCCTACGGTGATCCAGAATTATTCCGCGGCAACCGCGGCACGATACAACCTCCCGGTCGATCCCTACACCACCCTCCCGACCGGAATCTATCCGTTCATCGGCTTTCCCCACGAGCACGGGACTGCGATGGCGACCTATAAATCGGACCAGGGCTTCGGCACCTCCCTCTGGCTCTGGATCCAGAGCGGCATGTTTCTTTCCTACGACTATGCCACCCGGATCCCCGTCGACTACACCCTCAATGCGAGCGTCTTTTATGCGACCAAGCGGTGGGAAGCCCGGGTGCAGGTTTACAACCTGACCGACAACCACTACTGGTTTCCGACAGGGACCGGGTTCCAGGGAGACCGGGTCTACAATTACGACAAGGTTTTGATCGGACTCCCCTTTTGGGTGATGGGAACGGTCCGAGTCTTCTTTTGA